The Corynebacterium glaucum genome includes a region encoding these proteins:
- a CDS encoding protein adenylyltransferase SelO family protein, with protein MTRPELTHTLADALPDMTVAVDGTDFPDARLVVLNEPLARELGLDTQWLRTPEGIQWLAGSEGGHATAYAGHQFGQFVPLLGDGRALLLGDLPAAPAEVGSPRFEIQLKGSGLTPFSRRGDGMGAIGPMLREYLVSEFMAAVGVPTTRSLAVLDTGETVIRQQGKVPAGIVVRVAQSHLRVGSVQYAATRSAELVQAVVEAAGYTDGARLLDDVIARQLDLVCQWMRIGFVHGVMNTDNTALSGETIDYGPCAFTERFAGDAVFSSIDTTGRYRFGNQPNIIAWNLARLAEALTPVVDHQEAQDIVLTIPDRFAKHWDTWIGEHQTGLEQAEDIATYNREHGIVDKPGPLFLPRNRMLEAAIQEAELRDNLDPYLELLAAVADPYNPEAGPEWMKAPEGAFPYTTFCGT; from the coding sequence ATGACCCGACCTGAGCTCACCCACACGCTCGCCGACGCTTTGCCGGATATGACCGTTGCCGTCGACGGCACTGACTTTCCCGATGCCCGCCTCGTCGTGCTCAATGAGCCGCTGGCGCGCGAACTCGGCCTCGACACCCAGTGGCTGCGCACCCCGGAAGGTATCCAGTGGCTTGCGGGAAGCGAAGGTGGCCACGCAACAGCCTATGCAGGGCATCAGTTCGGCCAGTTCGTCCCATTGCTTGGCGACGGCCGCGCCCTACTCCTCGGCGACCTTCCCGCAGCGCCTGCCGAGGTCGGTAGCCCTCGCTTCGAGATCCAACTCAAAGGCTCCGGCCTCACCCCATTCTCGCGGCGCGGCGACGGGATGGGTGCGATCGGCCCGATGCTTCGGGAATACCTGGTCTCCGAGTTCATGGCCGCCGTCGGCGTGCCCACCACCCGCTCGCTCGCGGTGCTCGACACCGGTGAGACAGTGATCCGCCAGCAAGGCAAAGTTCCCGCTGGCATCGTCGTGCGCGTCGCGCAGTCGCATTTGCGCGTCGGCTCAGTGCAATACGCGGCGACTCGCAGCGCCGAACTGGTGCAGGCGGTCGTGGAAGCGGCGGGCTACACCGACGGTGCGCGTCTGCTTGACGACGTGATTGCGCGTCAACTCGACCTGGTGTGTCAGTGGATGCGCATCGGGTTTGTTCACGGGGTGATGAACACGGACAACACAGCACTGTCGGGCGAAACCATCGACTACGGCCCGTGCGCGTTCACCGAGCGCTTCGCTGGTGACGCGGTGTTCTCCTCCATCGACACCACCGGGCGCTACCGGTTTGGCAACCAGCCGAACATTATCGCGTGGAACCTCGCTCGGCTCGCGGAAGCGCTCACGCCGGTAGTGGACCACCAAGAGGCGCAGGACATCGTGCTCACCATCCCGGACCGCTTTGCGAAACACTGGGACACGTGGATCGGTGAGCACCAAACCGGCCTTGAGCAGGCTGAGGACATCGCGACGTACAACCGGGAACACGGAATCGTCGATAAGCCTGGGCCCCTGTTTCTTCCGCGAAACCGGATGCTTGAAGCAGCGATCCAGGAGGCGGAGCTGCGCGACAACCTCGATCCTTACCTCGAGCTCTTGGCAGCGGTGGCAGATCCGTACAACCCGGAAGCAGGCCCAGAATGGATGAAGGCGCCCGAAGGCGCCTTCCCATACACGACGTTCTGCGGAACTTAG